A window of Lacibacter sediminis contains these coding sequences:
- a CDS encoding PfkB family carbohydrate kinase, translating to MSLVVVGSMAFDAIETPFGKSDKIIGGAATYIAWSASNFAQPIKQISVVGGDFPKEELQMLEARGVVTEGVEIKENEKSFFWSGRYHLDMNTRDTLDTQLNVLANFNPVVPDSYQDCEFLMLGNLVPAVQNAVIEQMKNKPKLVVLDTMNFWMEIAMPDLENVLKKVDVLMVNDSEARQLSGQYSLVKAAKVIMNMGPKYLIIKKGEHGALLFHGDQVFFAPALPLEDVFDPTGAGDTFAGGFIGHIAKTKDISFENMKTAIIVGSAMASFCVEKFGTTRLKEISKEDIDARIQQFVQLVNFDIELV from the coding sequence ATGTCTTTAGTAGTTGTGGGCTCTATGGCCTTTGATGCAATTGAAACCCCATTTGGTAAAAGTGATAAGATCATTGGTGGCGCCGCCACGTATATTGCCTGGAGCGCTTCAAATTTTGCCCAACCCATCAAACAGATCAGCGTGGTTGGCGGTGATTTTCCGAAAGAAGAACTGCAAATGCTTGAGGCCCGTGGTGTGGTAACAGAAGGGGTGGAGATCAAAGAAAACGAGAAATCATTTTTCTGGAGCGGCCGCTATCATTTAGATATGAATACCCGTGATACACTGGATACGCAACTGAACGTATTGGCCAACTTTAACCCTGTTGTTCCGGATAGTTACCAGGATTGTGAATTCCTGATGTTGGGGAACCTGGTGCCTGCAGTGCAGAATGCAGTGATCGAGCAGATGAAGAATAAACCAAAGCTGGTGGTGCTTGATACCATGAATTTCTGGATGGAAATTGCAATGCCGGACTTAGAGAATGTATTGAAGAAAGTAGATGTATTGATGGTGAATGACAGCGAAGCTCGCCAGTTAAGCGGACAATACTCGCTGGTGAAAGCTGCTAAAGTGATCATGAACATGGGGCCAAAATACCTGATCATTAAAAAAGGTGAACACGGTGCGTTGTTATTCCATGGTGATCAAGTATTTTTCGCTCCTGCCCTGCCGCTAGAAGATGTGTTTGACCCAACAGGTGCCGGTGATACATTTGCCGGTGGATTTATTGGTCATATTGCAAAAACAAAAGACATCAGTTTCGAAAATATGAAGACGGCTATCATTGTAGGAAGTGCAATGGCTAGTTTTTGCGTGGAGAAATTCGGAACAACAAGATTAAAAGAAATTTCAAAAGAAGATATTGATGCACGCATTCAACAGTTTGTACAACTGGTGAATTTTGATATTGAGTTGGTGTGA
- a CDS encoding NUMOD4 domain-containing protein, with product MIKKLPGEKWKQLQFAGWKQLRRKYAVSNLGRCASYSSDISEDGKLLNGSITTGYRTLNLHRADNKGTIYLHREVAKLFCAKQSTKNKFVIHLNHNKKDNRAANLKWATLEQMSAHQQKSPQKIAYKKLQKERSSTQKGLKLSPLQVKTIKKIIQDPNRNVTYKQLAKKYSVSEMTLYRIRSGENWGAV from the coding sequence ATGATCAAGAAACTTCCCGGAGAAAAATGGAAACAATTGCAATTTGCCGGTTGGAAACAATTACGTCGCAAATACGCAGTTTCAAATCTTGGCCGTTGTGCAAGTTATTCTTCTGATATTTCAGAAGATGGAAAATTACTCAACGGTTCCATTACAACCGGTTACCGTACGTTAAACCTGCATCGTGCAGATAACAAAGGAACCATCTACCTGCACCGTGAAGTAGCAAAACTTTTTTGTGCGAAACAATCAACAAAAAACAAGTTTGTCATTCATCTCAACCATAACAAAAAAGATAACCGTGCTGCTAATCTGAAATGGGCAACATTGGAACAAATGTCAGCTCATCAACAAAAAAGCCCTCAAAAGATCGCTTACAAAAAATTACAGAAAGAACGCAGCAGCACGCAAAAAGGATTGAAGCTTTCTCCGCTGCAGGTAAAGACGATCAAAAAGATCATTCAGGATCCCAACCGCAATGTTACCTACAAACAACTGGCGAAAAAGTACAGCGTAAGTGAAATGACTTTGTACAGAATAAGAAGCGGTGAAAACTGGGGAGCAGTTTAA
- the paaA gene encoding 1,2-phenylacetyl-CoA epoxidase subunit PaaA, with the protein MSVHDLEQIFQKKIDEEVKIEPKEWMPDAYRKTNIRQISQHAHSEIVGMLPEGNWISRAPSLKRKAILMAKVQDEAGHGLYLYCAAETLGMSREQMIDDLHSGKAKYSSIFNYPTLTWADMGAIGWLVDGAAILNQVMLCRTSYGPYARAMVRICKEESFHQRQGFESLLVLSKGTDEQKAMCQDAINRWWWPSLMMFGPKDSESTNSDQSMKWKIKRKTNDELRQQFVDMCVEQVKLLGMTLPDPHLKWNEERGHYDFGEIDWNEFWNVVKGNGPCNKQRLEARRKAHEEGRWVREAAAAHAEKRKQQPQTPKGALAAA; encoded by the coding sequence ATGTCGGTACATGATTTAGAACAAATATTCCAGAAAAAAATTGACGAAGAAGTCAAGATCGAACCCAAGGAATGGATGCCCGATGCCTACCGGAAAACGAATATCCGGCAGATCAGTCAGCATGCTCATAGTGAAATTGTAGGCATGTTGCCCGAAGGCAACTGGATCAGTCGTGCGCCATCACTGAAACGCAAAGCCATTCTAATGGCCAAAGTGCAGGACGAAGCCGGTCATGGTTTATATCTCTACTGTGCCGCTGAAACATTGGGCATGAGCAGGGAACAAATGATCGACGACTTGCATAGTGGCAAAGCCAAATATTCTTCCATCTTTAATTATCCCACATTAACATGGGCCGATATGGGCGCCATCGGCTGGTTGGTTGATGGTGCTGCCATCCTGAACCAGGTAATGTTGTGCCGCACCAGTTACGGACCATACGCAAGAGCGATGGTGCGAATTTGCAAAGAAGAAAGTTTCCATCAGCGTCAGGGTTTTGAATCGTTATTGGTTTTATCAAAAGGAACCGATGAACAAAAAGCGATGTGCCAGGATGCCATCAACAGATGGTGGTGGCCAAGCCTGATGATGTTTGGACCAAAGGATAGTGAAAGCACCAACAGCGATCAAAGTATGAAGTGGAAGATCAAACGCAAAACAAATGATGAACTGCGCCAGCAGTTTGTAGATATGTGTGTGGAGCAGGTAAAATTATTAGGTATGACTTTGCCCGATCCGCATTTGAAATGGAATGAAGAACGTGGTCACTATGATTTTGGTGAAATAGATTGGAATGAATTCTGGAATGTGGTGAAAGGAAATGGTCCTTGTAATAAACAACGTTTAGAAGCACGCCGCAAAGCGCATGAAGAAGGAAGATGGGTACGTGAAGCAGCTGCAGCGCATGCAGAAAAAAGAAAACAACAACCCCAAACCCCGAAAGGGGCTTTAGCAGCAGCGTAA
- the ligA gene encoding NAD-dependent DNA ligase LigA, with translation MYSADNTKQLQQSTTSLLHQLKSSSLSEEQIEELRNALRFHEYRYYIQNDPLISDFEYDQLYKALEKIEAANPSLITSDSPTQRVAKGLGNDFKKVQHLVPMLSLENSYDADDLIDWDRKAKEASGLDHIEYCVEPKFDGASISLIYEDDKLVRAATRGDGTEGEEITTNVRQIRSIPLSAEFSKFAIKQIEIRGEILMSKKNFKAYNDQLAEENLPPLANPRNAASGSLRIKDAKEVARRNLEAFLYHVGYVAMVDRKQSTYDVLHTHSGALKMMWELGFRSPEKEKKICKGIQEVIDYCNEFEQKRDTLPYEIDGMVIKVNDLQLQDQMGMTSHHPRWAIAYKFKARQGTSKLRAVEYQVGRTGAVTPVAKIDPVAIGGVTVTSISLHNQDFIAEKDLMLGDTVLVERAGDVIPYIVKSMAELRTGKEEKIIFPTHCPVCNSVLVKPAEEAVWRCNNYQCEAQVVERIIHFNSKDAMDIRGMGDANVRKFYELGFLKDIPSLYRLPYDKIKGLEGYGAKSVDNLQTAIENSKKQPLFRLIYALGIRFVGEATAKTLANSTKHLLDIAGKTLEELQQLEDIGPRVAGSIHDFFSNEQNLQLLKELEELGLQLKNEQKESKHEGNLTGVTFLFTGTLPTLKRSAAEQMAEEHGGSILSGVSAKLNYLVVGEDAGSKLEKAKKISTIKIITEEEFLALLKN, from the coding sequence ATGTATTCAGCCGATAATACCAAGCAATTGCAGCAAAGCACCACAAGCTTGCTGCATCAACTGAAAAGTTCATCTCTCAGTGAAGAACAAATCGAAGAACTGAGAAATGCTCTGCGTTTCCATGAATATCGTTATTATATTCAGAACGATCCGCTCATCAGCGATTTTGAATATGATCAGTTATACAAAGCCTTAGAAAAGATCGAAGCTGCCAATCCTTCGCTCATTACAAGCGACTCACCTACTCAACGTGTAGCAAAAGGGTTGGGAAATGATTTTAAAAAAGTACAGCATCTTGTTCCGATGCTCAGTCTTGAAAACTCTTATGATGCTGATGATCTTATTGATTGGGACCGCAAAGCGAAAGAAGCAAGCGGACTTGATCATATTGAATACTGCGTTGAGCCAAAGTTTGACGGTGCCAGCATTTCACTTATTTATGAAGATGATAAACTGGTTCGGGCTGCAACACGTGGCGATGGAACAGAAGGTGAAGAGATCACTACCAATGTTCGACAAATTCGTTCCATTCCATTGTCAGCAGAGTTTTCGAAATTCGCCATCAAACAAATTGAAATACGTGGTGAGATATTGATGAGTAAGAAAAATTTCAAAGCCTATAACGATCAATTAGCGGAAGAAAATTTGCCGCCGCTTGCCAATCCACGCAATGCAGCCAGCGGCAGCTTACGTATAAAAGATGCAAAAGAAGTTGCCCGCAGAAATCTTGAAGCATTTTTATATCATGTTGGTTACGTAGCAATGGTTGATCGGAAGCAATCAACATATGATGTATTACACACGCACAGCGGTGCATTGAAAATGATGTGGGAGCTTGGCTTCCGTAGTCCTGAAAAAGAAAAAAAGATCTGCAAAGGCATACAGGAAGTAATTGACTACTGTAATGAATTTGAACAGAAGCGGGATACACTGCCTTACGAAATTGATGGCATGGTGATCAAAGTAAACGATCTGCAACTCCAGGATCAAATGGGCATGACCAGTCATCACCCACGTTGGGCCATTGCCTATAAATTCAAAGCAAGACAGGGAACCAGTAAGCTCCGTGCAGTTGAATACCAGGTTGGCCGCACAGGTGCAGTTACACCTGTTGCCAAGATCGATCCGGTAGCTATTGGCGGTGTAACGGTAACGAGTATCTCTTTACATAACCAGGATTTTATTGCAGAGAAAGACCTGATGCTGGGCGATACAGTTTTGGTAGAACGTGCGGGTGATGTAATTCCTTACATCGTTAAATCAATGGCTGAGCTGCGTACAGGTAAAGAAGAAAAGATCATCTTCCCTACCCATTGCCCGGTTTGCAACAGTGTGTTGGTAAAACCAGCAGAAGAAGCTGTGTGGCGTTGTAATAATTATCAATGTGAAGCGCAGGTGGTTGAACGTATCATTCATTTCAACAGCAAAGATGCGATGGATATTCGTGGCATGGGCGATGCGAATGTGCGGAAGTTTTATGAGCTCGGCTTTCTGAAAGATATTCCATCGTTGTATCGTTTGCCCTATGATAAGATCAAAGGATTGGAAGGTTACGGCGCAAAGAGTGTTGATAATCTGCAAACAGCAATTGAAAATTCAAAGAAGCAACCGTTATTCCGTTTGATCTATGCATTAGGTATCCGCTTTGTTGGTGAAGCAACGGCAAAGACATTAGCCAATTCAACCAAACATCTGCTGGATATTGCCGGAAAAACATTGGAAGAATTACAACAACTGGAAGATATTGGTCCGAGAGTTGCAGGAAGCATTCATGATTTTTTCAGCAACGAACAGAACCTGCAACTATTGAAAGAACTGGAAGAACTTGGCTTGCAATTAAAGAATGAGCAGAAAGAAAGTAAACATGAAGGTAATTTAACGGGTGTTACTTTTTTATTTACAGGAACATTGCCTACCTTGAAGAGAAGTGCTGCAGAACAAATGGCAGAAGAACATGGTGGAAGCATATTGAGTGGCGTGAGTGCAAAATTAAATTATCTTGTAGTGGGTGAAGATGCAGGCAGCAAACTGGAAAAAGCGAAAAAAATAAGCACCATAAAAATTATAACAGAAGAAGAATTCCTGGCACTGTTAAAAAATTAA
- the paaB gene encoding 1,2-phenylacetyl-CoA epoxidase subunit PaaB, with amino-acid sequence MNFQIRKFYYGDIPEEKGGGSNYQTQADTTAWPLWEVFIRSKQGLDHKHVGSLKAADAQMAIENARDVYTRRMEGVSIWVVESKYIHASNPDEAESLYDPANDKVYRHPTFYDLPDEVKHM; translated from the coding sequence ATGAACTTTCAGATAAGAAAATTTTATTACGGCGATATACCTGAAGAAAAAGGGGGTGGCAGTAACTATCAAACACAAGCCGATACTACGGCTTGGCCACTATGGGAAGTGTTTATTCGCAGCAAGCAGGGTCTTGATCATAAACATGTGGGTAGTTTAAAAGCTGCTGACGCACAAATGGCGATTGAAAATGCAAGAGATGTTTATACAAGACGTATGGAAGGCGTAAGCATCTGGGTGGTGGAAAGCAAATACATTCATGCCAGCAATCCCGATGAAGCAGAAAGTTTATACGATCCAGCGAATGATAAAGTTTACCGTCATCCTACTTTTTATGATTTGCCCGATGAGGTGAAGCATATGTAA
- the paaE gene encoding 1,2-phenylacetyl-CoA epoxidase subunit PaaE — translation MSIHFHELRVKEVKKETSDCVSVLFDVPETLKEAFEFTQGQSLTMRSTINGEEVRRTYSICSSPLEHQLKVAIKKVDGGLFSSFANEQLKKNDMLEVMTPIGRFYTTLDTSNRKNYVAFAAGSGITPLLSIIKTTLVIEPDSTFTLVYGNKTRSSIIFFEELEGLKNKYINRFNLIHMLSREKTDADLNFGRITKDKCSDLFSKLLDVKTVDEFFICGPEEMIFSVKDFLESNGVSDKKIHFELFTTPGQNKKSEVRSTKYEEDGPQSKITVKLDGRSFDFSIPLNSNTTILDAAMHEGADVPYACKGGVCCTCKAKLLEGEVKMDVHWGLEQEEIEQGFILTCQSHPVTDKVTVDFDVK, via the coding sequence ATGTCTATCCATTTTCATGAACTGAGAGTTAAAGAAGTAAAGAAAGAAACAAGTGATTGTGTTTCTGTTTTGTTTGATGTGCCGGAAACTTTAAAAGAAGCTTTTGAGTTTACACAAGGACAGAGTCTTACCATGCGTTCTACAATCAATGGCGAAGAGGTAAGACGCACTTATTCTATTTGCAGCAGCCCATTGGAGCATCAACTGAAAGTAGCTATCAAGAAAGTAGATGGTGGTTTGTTTTCAAGCTTTGCCAACGAGCAACTCAAGAAGAATGATATGTTGGAAGTAATGACCCCGATCGGTCGTTTCTACACAACACTTGATACATCCAACAGAAAAAACTATGTGGCTTTTGCTGCAGGCAGTGGCATCACGCCTCTTCTTTCTATTATCAAAACAACGCTGGTAATTGAACCGGATAGTACGTTCACATTGGTGTATGGAAATAAAACCCGTTCATCCATTATCTTCTTTGAAGAACTGGAAGGGTTGAAGAATAAATACATCAACCGGTTTAACCTTATTCATATGTTAAGCAGGGAAAAAACAGATGCAGATCTAAATTTCGGCAGAATTACAAAAGACAAATGCAGCGATCTTTTCAGCAAACTGCTGGATGTAAAAACTGTAGATGAGTTTTTTATCTGCGGACCGGAAGAAATGATATTTTCGGTAAAAGATTTTTTAGAAAGCAATGGCGTGAGTGATAAGAAAATTCATTTTGAATTATTTACTACACCGGGACAGAATAAGAAGTCGGAGGTAAGAAGTACGAAGTACGAAGAAGATGGCCCGCAAAGTAAGATCACGGTTAAGTTAGATGGAAGGAGTTTTGATTTTTCGATTCCACTCAACAGCAATACAACAATCCTCGATGCAGCTATGCATGAGGGTGCCGATGTTCCTTATGCCTGCAAAGGCGGTGTATGCTGCACCTGCAAAGCCAAGCTGCTGGAAGGTGAAGTAAAAATGGACGTACATTGGGGTTTGGAGCAGGAAGAAATTGAACAGGGTTTTATCCTTACCTGCCAAAGCCACCCCGTTACCGATAAGGTAACAGTAGATTTTGATGTGAAGTAA
- a CDS encoding aspartate-semialdehyde dehydrogenase, producing MKVAVVGATGLVGTKMLQVLAERNFPVTELVPVASERSVGKEVEFKGKKYKVVSMTDAIAAKPAVALFSAGGGTSTEWAPKFAEAGITVIDNSSAWRMDPTKKLVVPEVNADVLTAADKVIANPNCSTIQMVVALQPLHKKYQIKRVVVSTYQSVTGTGVKAVDQLLNERKGIVGEMAYKYPIDLNVIPQIDVFLENGYTKEEMKMVKETCKIMGDDSIRVTATTVRIPVMGGHSESVNVEFANDFDLNEVKALLSSAPGIVVVDDPATQQYPMPMDAHEKDDVFVGRLRRDETQANTLNMWIVSDNLRKGAATNAVQIAEYLQGKGLL from the coding sequence ATGAAAGTTGCAGTAGTTGGCGCTACAGGTCTTGTAGGAACCAAAATGTTACAGGTATTAGCAGAAAGGAATTTCCCGGTTACTGAATTAGTTCCCGTTGCAAGTGAACGTTCCGTTGGTAAAGAAGTTGAGTTCAAGGGAAAGAAATACAAAGTGGTAAGCATGACCGATGCAATAGCTGCCAAACCTGCTGTGGCTTTATTCAGTGCCGGTGGTGGTACTTCAACTGAGTGGGCACCAAAGTTTGCAGAAGCCGGTATTACTGTGATCGATAACTCCAGTGCATGGCGCATGGACCCAACAAAAAAATTAGTAGTGCCTGAAGTAAATGCTGATGTGTTAACTGCAGCAGATAAAGTGATTGCTAACCCTAACTGTTCTACTATTCAGATGGTGGTGGCCTTGCAACCACTGCATAAAAAATACCAGATCAAGCGTGTGGTTGTATCAACGTACCAAAGTGTAACAGGTACTGGCGTAAAAGCCGTTGATCAGTTGTTGAATGAACGTAAAGGTATTGTAGGTGAGATGGCTTATAAATATCCAATTGATCTGAATGTGATTCCCCAGATCGATGTGTTTTTGGAGAATGGGTACACCAAAGAAGAAATGAAAATGGTGAAAGAAACCTGCAAGATCATGGGCGATGATTCCATTCGTGTAACAGCAACAACAGTGCGTATTCCGGTAATGGGTGGTCATAGCGAAAGTGTGAACGTTGAGTTTGCAAATGATTTCGATTTGAACGAAGTAAAAGCATTGCTCAGCTCTGCTCCTGGTATTGTGGTAGTAGATGATCCTGCTACACAACAATACCCAATGCCGATGGATGCACATGAAAAAGATGATGTGTTTGTTGGTCGTTTGCGCAGAGATGAAACACAAGCCAATACATTAAATATGTGGATCGTTAGTGATAACCTGCGCAAAGGTGCGGCAACCAATGCTGTGCAAATTGCAGAATACCTGCAGGGCAAAGGTTTGTTGTAA
- a CDS encoding DUF2461 domain-containing protein, whose amino-acid sequence MLQTSTLKFLKDLKKNNNKPWFDANRKSYDAAKADFVGFIDTVIEKHGKKDPSIAHLAAKDCIFRINRDVRFSKDKSPYKTNMGAYMNKDGKKGMTAGYYFHCEPGAAFGGGGLYVPPPDFLKNVRQEIDYNWKEFQKIISNKKFKAVFGDLSTEGDLKLARPPKGYEADNPAIEYLKLKSWIAMQNFSDADLTSKDLVKKVCVNFETLQPLLQFLNEGLHTGE is encoded by the coding sequence ATGCTGCAAACTTCCACACTCAAATTTTTAAAAGACTTAAAGAAGAATAACAATAAGCCCTGGTTCGATGCAAATCGAAAATCTTACGATGCTGCCAAAGCAGATTTTGTTGGGTTTATTGATACAGTAATAGAAAAGCATGGGAAGAAAGATCCTTCCATTGCACATCTTGCTGCAAAAGATTGCATCTTCCGTATAAACCGGGATGTTCGTTTCAGTAAAGATAAAAGTCCTTACAAAACAAACATGGGCGCCTACATGAATAAGGACGGCAAAAAAGGAATGACAGCCGGCTACTACTTTCATTGTGAACCGGGTGCTGCGTTTGGAGGAGGTGGTTTATATGTACCGCCACCTGATTTTTTAAAAAACGTGCGCCAGGAAATTGATTATAACTGGAAAGAATTTCAGAAGATCATCAGCAACAAAAAATTCAAAGCGGTATTTGGCGATCTGTCAACTGAAGGTGATCTGAAATTGGCACGACCACCAAAAGGTTATGAAGCTGATAATCCCGCCATTGAATATCTGAAATTGAAAAGCTGGATCGCCATGCAAAACTTTTCTGATGCTGATCTAACATCGAAAGACCTGGTAAAAAAAGTATGCGTCAATTTTGAAACGCTGCAACCGTTACTGCAGTTTTTGAATGAAGGATTGCATACAGGTGAATAA
- a CDS encoding lamin tail domain-containing protein: MLQANAFTQNKYSVVISEIMSDPTPQIGLPNVEWIEIRNTATSAINLQNWRVGDANGVSGPLPNFLLQPDSSAIICGTTAAVTMQQYGRTFAVTSFPSLDNTGETIFIRSNSGATIHAVEYNLSWFNNAVKSDGGWTLEMVDTKNPCSAANNWRASIDTRGGTPGIKNSVDGINNDQTAPALIRAFAIDNSTVLLTFDESLDSVSAATAANYQFSNGIGTAVTAVCLAPLFNTVQLTVNSQLQSGTVYTVTASNVKDCSGNSITAFNSTKLGLSSAAVANDIIINEVLFNPTSDGTDYVEIYNRSNKIINLKTLLLANRSSAGAIANMRALTATDRAMFPGEYLVLSEDEATVKRQFIAKNLSAFLNLSSMPSYSDDKGNVVLTDNGGLVIDELAYDDKWHFALISNSEGVALERIDPNADTQNKDNWHSAAKDVGYGTPGYQNSQFRLDLQVQGDVTAMPEVFSPDNDGTDDFLTITYRFPETGYVMNITVFDAAGRPVKALQRNAICSQQGNFRWDGLNDKLQQLPLGPYVIFTEVFNLQGKVKRFKNQVVLARRL, from the coding sequence ATGCTGCAAGCAAACGCTTTCACCCAAAACAAATACAGCGTCGTCATCAGTGAAATCATGAGTGATCCCACACCACAAATCGGGTTGCCGAATGTTGAATGGATCGAGATACGCAACACTGCCACATCAGCTATCAACTTACAAAACTGGCGGGTGGGTGATGCAAATGGAGTGAGTGGACCATTGCCTAACTTTTTATTACAACCGGATAGCAGTGCCATCATTTGCGGAACAACTGCAGCTGTAACCATGCAACAGTATGGCCGCACTTTTGCTGTTACAAGTTTTCCTTCATTGGATAATACTGGCGAAACGATTTTCATCCGCAGTAACAGCGGTGCAACTATTCATGCAGTAGAATACAATCTCAGTTGGTTCAACAATGCGGTGAAGAGTGATGGTGGCTGGACTTTGGAAATGGTTGATACAAAAAATCCGTGCAGCGCTGCAAACAACTGGCGTGCAAGTATTGATACAAGAGGCGGTACACCAGGGATAAAAAATTCAGTTGATGGGATTAATAATGATCAAACAGCTCCTGCTTTGATCAGGGCTTTTGCAATTGATAACAGCACTGTACTGTTAACTTTTGATGAATCGTTAGATAGTGTTTCGGCTGCAACTGCAGCCAACTACCAATTTAGCAATGGCATTGGCACAGCTGTTACAGCAGTTTGTCTTGCTCCGCTTTTCAATACCGTTCAACTTACAGTAAATAGTCAATTGCAGTCGGGAACAGTTTATACCGTTACTGCTTCCAATGTAAAAGATTGCAGCGGCAACAGTATCACTGCATTTAATAGTACAAAGCTGGGACTTAGTTCAGCTGCTGTTGCAAATGATATCATCATTAATGAAGTTCTATTTAACCCAACAAGTGATGGCACCGATTATGTGGAGATATACAACCGCAGCAATAAGATCATCAATTTAAAAACATTATTACTTGCAAACCGGAGCAGTGCAGGAGCTATTGCCAACATGCGGGCTTTAACTGCAACCGACAGAGCGATGTTCCCCGGCGAATATCTTGTGCTGAGTGAAGATGAAGCAACTGTAAAACGACAATTCATAGCAAAAAATCTCTCAGCGTTTCTCAACCTCTCTTCCATGCCTTCTTATTCCGATGATAAAGGCAATGTGGTATTAACTGATAACGGTGGACTTGTGATCGATGAATTAGCTTATGATGATAAATGGCATTTCGCTTTGATCAGCAATAGTGAAGGAGTAGCATTAGAACGCATCGATCCAAATGCTGACACACAAAACAAAGACAACTGGCATAGTGCTGCAAAAGATGTGGGATACGGAACGCCTGGTTATCAAAACTCACAATTCCGTTTAGATCTGCAGGTGCAAGGGGATGTAACAGCAATGCCCGAAGTATTTTCTCCTGACAATGATGGCACCGATGATTTCCTCACCATCACTTATCGTTTTCCTGAAACAGGTTATGTAATGAATATTACGGTGTTTGATGCTGCCGGCCGTCCTGTAAAAGCATTGCAACGAAATGCCATTTGCAGCCAGCAAGGCAATTTTCGCTGGGATGGCTTGAATGATAAACTGCAACAGTTACCACTCGGTCCGTATGTGATCTTTACAGAAGTATTTAATCTGCAGGGCAAAGTAAAACGGTTTAAAAACCAGGTAGTGCTTGCAAGAAGATTGTAA
- a CDS encoding TetR/AcrR family transcriptional regulator: MGKLKVPKNGNRKDLIVKAGAALFREKGFGAASMRDLAENLGIEAASLYNHIRSKNEILESVCFNVANRFNLHLDEIESGSLTPIKKIETLLRFHIQQMIDNYEEVMVSDREWKHLDEPYRSNFHTQRRNYRKRLALIIEDGMKKGEIKKIDAPTAVVILLHSVSGIESWHRSTAKISGNELEDNMVLIMIDGLRK, from the coding sequence ATGGGAAAACTGAAAGTGCCAAAGAATGGCAACCGCAAAGACCTCATTGTAAAAGCCGGCGCCGCCCTCTTCAGGGAAAAAGGTTTTGGTGCAGCCAGTATGAGAGACCTGGCTGAGAACCTTGGTATTGAAGCCGCAAGCTTGTACAATCACATACGTTCCAAAAATGAGATATTGGAATCGGTATGTTTTAATGTAGCCAATCGTTTTAACCTGCATTTAGATGAAATTGAAAGTGGCAGTCTTACGCCGATCAAAAAGATCGAAACCCTGCTTCGTTTTCATATTCAGCAGATGATCGACAACTACGAAGAAGTAATGGTGAGCGACAGGGAGTGGAAACACCTTGATGAGCCTTACCGTTCTAACTTCCACACACAACGTCGTAATTACAGAAAACGACTTGCGTTGATCATTGAAGATGGAATGAAAAAAGGCGAGATCAAAAAGATCGATGCGCCTACAGCTGTTGTCATCCTGCTTCATTCTGTAAGCGGTATTGAAAGCTGGCACCGTTCTACTGCCAAGATCAGTGGCAATGAGCTGGAAGACAATATGGTGTTGATCATGATCGATGGGTTAAGAAAATAA